One Terriglobales bacterium DNA window includes the following coding sequences:
- a CDS encoding TIGR03118 family protein, with protein MNNVHRFLAIAALLGVSLLGTMSAQNGFVETDLVADAKPLIDSNGIVHTPVNLDPHLVNPWGVGTSGGSPFWVSDNNAGVSTLYNTAGTPQTLVVSMPSPGDPLGSSGTPTGLVFNISSDPNAFKLSGFSKAGAPVSARAVFLFSTEDGTILGWNPGVNPAGFDPAKAGTYAIIAVDNSAKPDAANGAVYKGLAIATDSNGRTLLYATNFRSGTVDVFDGNFATPTTPAPLPAHAFTDPNLKKGYAPFNIVSANGKLFVTYAVQNETRHDDVGGQSHGIVDTFDLDGSGQQRFAQHGQLNSPWGVAVAPASFGQFAGDILIGNFGNGHINVYSSTGEFVDKLRDPNGQAIVIDGLWTLRVGNGGNGGNANTVYFTAGPNGESDGLFGSLTPAQ; from the coding sequence ATGAATAACGTTCATCGATTCCTGGCAATTGCTGCTCTGCTGGGCGTTTCGCTTCTTGGCACGATGTCGGCCCAAAATGGTTTCGTCGAGACGGACCTCGTTGCTGACGCGAAACCTCTCATCGACAGCAACGGCATCGTGCATACACCGGTTAATCTCGACCCGCACCTGGTGAATCCCTGGGGTGTCGGCACATCTGGAGGCTCGCCGTTTTGGGTTTCGGATAACAACGCTGGAGTGTCGACGCTCTACAACACTGCAGGCACACCACAGACACTGGTCGTTTCCATGCCTTCGCCGGGAGATCCGCTAGGATCGTCGGGAACACCAACGGGGCTAGTCTTCAACATTTCTTCTGACCCCAATGCATTCAAGCTCTCGGGTTTCAGCAAAGCCGGCGCCCCGGTGAGTGCTCGGGCCGTTTTTCTGTTTTCGACAGAAGATGGGACGATTCTGGGTTGGAATCCCGGAGTAAATCCGGCGGGCTTCGATCCGGCGAAGGCGGGCACGTACGCGATCATCGCGGTCGACAACTCCGCCAAGCCTGACGCAGCGAATGGAGCCGTATACAAGGGACTCGCCATCGCCACCGACAGCAATGGCAGGACATTGCTCTACGCTACGAATTTCCGTTCCGGCACAGTGGACGTGTTCGACGGGAATTTTGCAACCCCGACGACCCCGGCACCTCTCCCTGCCCACGCGTTCACCGATCCAAACCTGAAAAAAGGCTATGCTCCATTCAACATCGTTTCCGCCAACGGTAAGCTCTTTGTGACTTACGCTGTACAGAATGAGACAAGGCACGACGACGTGGGGGGCCAGAGCCATGGCATCGTCGACACTTTTGATCTCGACGGAAGCGGGCAGCAGCGATTCGCACAGCATGGCCAGCTCAATTCGCCCTGGGGAGTGGCTGTGGCTCCCGCCAGCTTCGGTCAGTTCGCCGGCGACATCCTGATCGGCAATTTTGGCAATGGTCACATCAATGTCTACAGCTCGACTGGGGAATTCGTGGATAAGCTCCGCGATCCCAACGGCCAGGCGATCGTCATCGACGGCTTATGGACTCTGAGGGTAGGGAACGGCGGCAACGGTGGTAACGCCAACACCGTGTACTTCACCGCCGGTCCGAACGGGGAGAGCGACGGATTGTTCGGCAGCCTAACCCCTGCTCAGTGA